Proteins encoded together in one Columba livia isolate bColLiv1 breed racing homer chromosome 3, bColLiv1.pat.W.v2, whole genome shotgun sequence window:
- the LOC102084620 gene encoding gallinacin-13 has product MRILQLLFEVIVILLLQDVPARGLSDSQQCRSNHGHCRRLCFHMERWEGSCSNGRLRCCR; this is encoded by the exons ATGAGGATCCTCCAGCTGCTCTTTGAAGTCATTGTCATTCTCCTGCTCCAGGATGTTCCCG CAAGAGGCCTTTCGGACAGCCAGCAGTGCAGAAGCAACCACGGCCACTGCCGGAGACTTTGCTTCCACATGGAGCGATGGGAAGGGAGCTGCAGCAACGGCCGCCTGCGCTGCTGTCGATGA